From the genome of Phycisphaerae bacterium:
GACGGGAAAAACAAGCCAATTCAGTATCGAAAGGCCAAGCGATATCCTCCGCAGAAGACTGCTTAAAGACCAGAAATTACCAACTTCGAGCAAGGCTTCTTTCGGAACGGATGCCCTGCAAAAGATAGAACACTGGCCGGAGAAAGATTATCCTGTCGCAACTAATGGCGGCAATGTCGCTGAGGTAAATGACGTTAACAATTCAATCACTATCTCGCTTTTGCAGGCATTACAAATCGGCGCCTATAACAGTTTCGATTATCAAACCCAGAAAGAGAAAGTCTTTCAGTCGGCTCTGTCTCTCGAACTGGAACGGTATGCTTTCAGAAATACATTTATCGCGCAAGTGCAAAATCTGCTCAGTACCGATACGACCGGAAACAGAACCGTCAGCGGAACAATCACAAGCGGCAATGTCGGGGTCAGCAGGAAATTCGAATCCGGAGCGGAAGTAAGTTCGGCACTTGCAATCGACCTTGCAAACCTGCTGACACTTGGCGGAGCTTCATCGGTCGGAATCGCAGGCGAAGGCAGCATCTCGATACCGTTGTTAAGAGGGTCGGGAAGACATATAGTCAGGGAGCCGCTGACACAAGCGGAAAGAAATACGATTTATTCGATATGGAACTTCGAAAGATATAAAGAAGAATTCGCGGTAAATATCGCAAGCAAATATCTTGCGGTTCTTCAGCAGTTAGATTCGATTAAAAACAGCGAAGCGGATTATCGCAGCAGGATAGCGTCAGCGAAACGAAGCAGAAGCCTGGCAGACGCGGGAAGAATTCAGGAAATCGAAGTTGACCAGGCAGTTCAGAACGAATTAAGTTCGCGTCAAAGATGGATTACCGCAACGCAATCATATAAAAGACAGCTCGATTCATTTAAGGTTTTCCTCGGATTGCCGCCGGATGCCGCCATAGAACTTGACCCGAATGAACTTAAGGTACTGGCATCATCGATGGAACAGATTATCCGCCGAATGAACGTACAGGAAGCAAATCTGCCCGACAGCAATCAGGTATTAATAAACGAACTTGTCGAAGTGCTCGAGCCTGATTATAAAAACGCGGGGCCATACGAAATGGAAGAAGCAACTGCGATGAAACTGGCCTTCGATAACAGGTACGACCTGAAATCAGCAGACGGTGCAGTTTACGATTCCCAAAGAGCCGTTATAGTGGCAGCAGATGCTTTGGGGGCGGAACTGACTTTTCTCGGTTCAGCCGATATCGGCTCAAGAAGGAACCGTATTGCGGATACAACTGCCGATAACAGCAGATTTGTAGCGAACAGAGGAGTGTTTTCGACGCTGCTGACACTTGACCTGCCGCTTGATAGAACGACAGAAAGCATCGACTATCGAAACAGTCTTATCGGCCTCGAACAGTCTGTCCGAAATATACAGGCAACGGAAGATACGATAAAAACAGAAGTCAGAAACGCACTTCGCGATTTGCTCGAAGCGCGAGAAAATATGCACATACAGGCGAAAGCCGTAAGTGTCGCTGAAAAACGAGTTAAAAGCGTCAATATGTTCCTTGACGCCGGCAGAGCCCAGATACGCGACCTTCTCGAAGCACAGGATTCTCTTCTGGCGGCACAGAACTCGCTGACTGCTGCGGTCGTTAATTACCGGACAGCGGAACTTGCAATTCAGCGGGACACAGGCGTATTGGAAGTAGATGAAAAAGGGTTATGGAAAGAATATCAGCCCGGAGGAAACCAAAATGACTAAAAATAAAATATATCTCATCGGTATCGCGGCCATTGTTTTAATAGTCGTTCTGCTATCGGCATCATTTTTAACAGGCAAAGATGCTTCCGAACAGGCCGGCCCAACATACAAGGTCCAGCACGGCCCTTTGACCATTAGTTTTGTCGAGTCCGGTACTATCAAGGCAAGAGACCAGATAATACTTAAAAACGAAGTCGAGGGCAGAACATCCATAACTTATGTTATACCCGAAGGTGAGCGAGTTAAAAAAGGCGATTTGCTTATCGAACTCGACGTAAGCAGCCTTGAAGACGAAAAAATCGACAGGGAAATCGCAGTTCAAAACGCCGAAGCTGCATATATAAGCGCAAAAGAAAACCTGGCGGTTGTCGAGAACCAGGCAAAAAGCGATGTGGATCTGGCAACACTTACGCTTGAATTCGCCAAACAGGACCTGGAGAAATACGTAAAAGGTGAATATCTTTCAGAACTTCTGAAAGCGAATACCGACATCACACTTGCCGAAGAAGAATTAACCAAGGCACAGGATTATCTTAACTGGTCTGAAAAGCTTTATGACGCAAACTATATTCCCGAAACGGAATTAAGCGGCGACAAACTCACAAAGAAGAAATGCGAACTAAATGTTGAAATCGCAAGAAACAGTAAAGAGCTGCTTACCGATTACACCTATAAACGAAATCTTGCAAAACTTCAAAGCGATGTCAATCAGGCCGATATGGCTATGGAACGCACCGAACGCAAGGCCAACGCTGACGTAATACAGGCAAAAGCCGAACTGAAGGCAAAAGAAGCGGAATATGGGCGGCAGAAAGACAAACTCGTAAAAGTCGAAGACCAAATAAAAAAGACAAAAATTTATGCGCCTGAAGACGGATTGGTTATTTACGCGACAAGCGCAAAAAATACCGGCTGGCACAATGCAAGCGAGCCTCTTGATGTCGGTAGAGAAGTCCAGGAAAGAGAAGAGTTGATTTACCTTCCGACGGGAAACGCATCGAATGCCGAAGTTATGATTCACGAGTTCAATCTTAAGAAAACCATGAAAGAACTGCCGGTTATTATTACGGTAGACGCACTACAGGGAAAGACCTTCTACGGGACAATAAAATCCATCGCGCCGCTGCCGGATGCCAGAAGTATGTTTATGAACCCGGATTTAAAACTTTACAATACGGTAATCTATGTAGAGGGCGAAGACCCGGCACTGAAAACAGGAATGAGCTGCCAGGCGGAAATAATCGTTAAACAATACGAAGACGCTTTTTATATTCCTCTCCAGGCAGTCACAAAAATCGGGGCCGATTACACGGTTTACGTAAAGAACGGCAAAAAATTCGAGCCAAAACAGGTAAAAATCGGACTTGATAACAACAAGGTTATTCACATCCTCGACGGACTTAAAGCAGGCGAAACAATCCTGCTGAATCCGCCATTGAAATCGACTTCGGGAGTATCGCAGAGCCGCAGCGTATCTGAACAAAACGGCGATGGAAATATCGATGGTATTCAGGGAAAAATATCACAAGGACTGAAAAACGCTGAAAACAATCAAAGTTCGCAGGAGCCAAATCAACCGGCAAACAGCGAAACGGCAAATATAGAGCAAATGAAAAGACAGTTCGAGAATATGACCCCGGAAAAGCTCGAAGAAATGAAGAAAAAATTCGAGAATATGTCACCCGAAGAAAAAGAAAAGGCAATGCAGCAAATGCGGGGAGGCGGCAAAACATCAGGTTCCAGAAGACGGAACAGAAGCGAAGAAAGTCAATAACGATGGATATAGTAAGATTCAGCAATATCCACAAAATATATGAAATGGGCGCTGAGCCGGTAAGGGCACTCGACGGTGTAAGTGTGGCATTTCAGAAAGGAAGTTTCTGGGCAATTATGGGGCCCAGCGGTTCAGGAAAAAGTACAATGATGAATATACTCGGATGCCTCGACCGCCCTACTTCGGGACAGTATTTTCTTGAAAACAAAGACATAAGCACACTTAACGATGACGAATTAAGCGATATCAGACTTAAATATATAGGTTTTGTTTTTCAAAGTTTTAACCTGATTCCACAACTGACAGTTCAGAAAAATATTGAACTGCCTCTTTACTATCTAGGATGGGAAGCGGAAAAAAGCGCAGAAAAAGCAAAAGAACTTGCGGCAAAAGTCGGGCTTGAAACAAGGCTCAATCATCGGCCTTCGGAATTGTCCGGCGGACAGATGCAGAGAGTAGCCGTTGCCCGTTCTTTGGCGGCAGACCCGCATATTATTCTCGCCGATGAACCGACAGGCAACCTTGACAGTCATACCGGCGACCAGATTATGGAACTTCTCACCAACCTTAATAAAGAAGGAACAACTATAATTATGGTAACACATGAGCCTGATATCGCGGCACATGCGCATAACAGATTACATATGAAAGACGGTTTGATAGAAAGAATCGATAACTAATGCCTTTGCATCAATCAAAATTCGCCAGAAATATATGGCTCGGCATTGAAAACCTGCTGCTGCATAAACTCCGCTCGTTTTTGACGATGCTCGGCGTTGTGTTCGGCGTCGGAAGCGTTGTAGCAATGCTTGCGGTCGGAGAGGGAGCAAGCAAGGAAGCATTGCAGCGGATTCAAAAACTCGGTAGTACCAATATAATCATAAACTCAATAAAAGCAATCGAAGACCAGTCTTCAAGCGCACAGCAATCGAGAATGAGTATGTACGGCCTGACATATATGGACTACCAGCGAATCAGAGAGAGTTTCCCGAATGTACAGCAGGTATCTCCGGCAAAATTGATACGCAAGGATTCGCGGGTCGGTTCAAATACACTGGAACTCAGAATAGTCGGCACTACGGAGCAATGGTTCGACCTGGTGCCGCGAGAAATTCTCGCAG
Proteins encoded in this window:
- a CDS encoding TolC family protein, which translates into the protein MKNISHNIFKNKKLDVKAFLAAGLIALITSQIGCSPAKYRSDMDKTAGKIITEKQLEATGKTSQFSIERPSDILRRRLLKDQKLPTSSKASFGTDALQKIEHWPEKDYPVATNGGNVAEVNDVNNSITISLLQALQIGAYNSFDYQTQKEKVFQSALSLELERYAFRNTFIAQVQNLLSTDTTGNRTVSGTITSGNVGVSRKFESGAEVSSALAIDLANLLTLGGASSVGIAGEGSISIPLLRGSGRHIVREPLTQAERNTIYSIWNFERYKEEFAVNIASKYLAVLQQLDSIKNSEADYRSRIASAKRSRSLADAGRIQEIEVDQAVQNELSSRQRWITATQSYKRQLDSFKVFLGLPPDAAIELDPNELKVLASSMEQIIRRMNVQEANLPDSNQVLINELVEVLEPDYKNAGPYEMEEATAMKLAFDNRYDLKSADGAVYDSQRAVIVAADALGAELTFLGSADIGSRRNRIADTTADNSRFVANRGVFSTLLTLDLPLDRTTESIDYRNSLIGLEQSVRNIQATEDTIKTEVRNALRDLLEARENMHIQAKAVSVAEKRVKSVNMFLDAGRAQIRDLLEAQDSLLAAQNSLTAAVVNYRTAELAIQRDTGVLEVDEKGLWKEYQPGGNQND
- a CDS encoding efflux transporter periplasmic adaptor subunit, with the protein product MTKNKIYLIGIAAIVLIVVLLSASFLTGKDASEQAGPTYKVQHGPLTISFVESGTIKARDQIILKNEVEGRTSITYVIPEGERVKKGDLLIELDVSSLEDEKIDREIAVQNAEAAYISAKENLAVVENQAKSDVDLATLTLEFAKQDLEKYVKGEYLSELLKANTDITLAEEELTKAQDYLNWSEKLYDANYIPETELSGDKLTKKKCELNVEIARNSKELLTDYTYKRNLAKLQSDVNQADMAMERTERKANADVIQAKAELKAKEAEYGRQKDKLVKVEDQIKKTKIYAPEDGLVIYATSAKNTGWHNASEPLDVGREVQEREELIYLPTGNASNAEVMIHEFNLKKTMKELPVIITVDALQGKTFYGTIKSIAPLPDARSMFMNPDLKLYNTVIYVEGEDPALKTGMSCQAEIIVKQYEDAFYIPLQAVTKIGADYTVYVKNGKKFEPKQVKIGLDNNKVIHILDGLKAGETILLNPPLKSTSGVSQSRSVSEQNGDGNIDGIQGKISQGLKNAENNQSSQEPNQPANSETANIEQMKRQFENMTPEKLEEMKKKFENMSPEEKEKAMQQMRGGGKTSGSRRRNRSEESQ
- a CDS encoding ABC transporter ATP-binding protein, whose translation is MDIVRFSNIHKIYEMGAEPVRALDGVSVAFQKGSFWAIMGPSGSGKSTMMNILGCLDRPTSGQYFLENKDISTLNDDELSDIRLKYIGFVFQSFNLIPQLTVQKNIELPLYYLGWEAEKSAEKAKELAAKVGLETRLNHRPSELSGGQMQRVAVARSLAADPHIILADEPTGNLDSHTGDQIMELLTNLNKEGTTIIMVTHEPDIAAHAHNRLHMKDGLIERIDN